Proteins encoded in a region of the Marinococcus sp. PL1-022 genome:
- a CDS encoding VOC family protein, with protein MALQTKQIFVNIPVKNLEASMEFFQTIGFSFDKRFTDENAACMILGSGMYVMLLQEAFFQTFTSKNVADTSREAEAILAISADSKEEVNEIVQKALDAGGRPSNEPMDGGFMYGWSFQDIDGHLWEVMYMDENAV; from the coding sequence ATGGCTTTGCAGACAAAGCAAATATTTGTAAACATTCCGGTTAAAAACCTTGAGGCTTCGATGGAGTTTTTCCAAACGATCGGCTTTTCGTTTGATAAGCGCTTCACGGATGAAAATGCGGCGTGCATGATACTTGGAAGCGGTATGTATGTCATGCTGCTCCAGGAAGCGTTTTTTCAAACCTTTACCAGTAAAAATGTCGCGGATACCAGCAGGGAGGCAGAAGCGATTCTGGCCATTTCTGCAGACAGCAAAGAAGAAGTCAATGAGATTGTCCAAAAGGCGCTGGATGCAGGAGGGCGTCCCTCCAACGAACCGATGGACGGAGGGTTTATGTACGGGTGGAGCTTTCAGGATATTGATGGTCATCTCTGGGAGGTCATGTATATGGATGAAAACGCAGTGTAG
- a CDS encoding VOC family protein: MITGMNPYLTFNGKAREAVAFYEKALEAKVIGSQTYAEVEGMEIPPGAEELIMHAYLKIGNMELMLSDTFPESPDLEASGSLVSIALSMSDASSAAQAFHALEAGGEVIMPMAETFFSPAYGQLKDQFGVVWHVVAYEEEK, translated from the coding sequence ATGATTACCGGAATGAATCCGTACCTCACTTTTAACGGAAAGGCTCGGGAGGCGGTCGCTTTTTACGAAAAAGCCCTGGAGGCAAAAGTTATTGGAAGCCAGACCTATGCAGAGGTCGAAGGAATGGAAATACCACCTGGAGCTGAAGAACTCATTATGCATGCTTATTTAAAAATCGGTAATATGGAGCTGATGCTCTCAGATACCTTTCCTGAGAGCCCCGATCTGGAAGCGTCGGGAAGTCTGGTGTCGATCGCACTCAGCATGAGTGACGCTTCCTCGGCAGCACAAGCATTTCACGCTCTCGAAGCCGGCGGGGAAGTAATCATGCCGATGGCAGAAACGTTTTTCAGCCCGGCTTACGGGCAGTTGAAGGACCAGTTTGGTGTGGTGTGGCACGTGGTTGCTTACGAAGAAGAGAAGTGA
- a CDS encoding AraC family transcriptional regulator, translated as MEHSYSPAVHDAITYMHEHLHEPLDLAELAAQAAYSPYHFSRLFKRSVGVPPLYYLSALRLQRAKELLLETALPIRDIGMEIGQQSVGTFTTSFASRVGMTPGVFRASAAPTEESLSSLRKARHWAEPVFSSAETCVKGNIYSENPFEGFVLIGLFPRPIPEGVPLHGTLCDASEEYCISGVKPGVYYVMATSVAWKMKATDVLIPHHTLRTRSKEPCHIDGSLAEEKRDVYLYPPRLDDPPILISLSLLMNNFLKRQAGTAIEKK; from the coding sequence ATGGAGCACTCATATTCGCCGGCTGTTCATGACGCCATTACGTACATGCATGAACACCTTCACGAACCGCTGGATCTTGCCGAACTGGCCGCTCAGGCTGCCTATAGTCCGTATCATTTTTCGCGCCTGTTTAAAAGGAGTGTCGGGGTGCCGCCGCTGTATTACCTGTCTGCTCTCCGGCTGCAGAGGGCAAAGGAGCTGCTGCTTGAAACAGCTCTTCCTATACGTGACATTGGAATGGAGATCGGCCAGCAAAGCGTAGGAACGTTCACCACAAGCTTTGCCTCGAGGGTAGGAATGACGCCGGGAGTTTTTCGTGCATCAGCTGCTCCTACAGAGGAATCTTTGTCCTCGTTAAGAAAGGCCCGCCATTGGGCAGAGCCGGTTTTTTCTTCGGCGGAAACATGTGTCAAAGGCAATATTTACAGTGAAAACCCTTTTGAAGGCTTTGTGTTGATCGGACTGTTCCCCCGGCCGATACCGGAGGGCGTGCCGCTGCATGGCACATTGTGCGATGCCTCGGAAGAATACTGTATCTCCGGAGTGAAGCCGGGTGTGTATTATGTGATGGCGACATCAGTAGCCTGGAAAATGAAGGCGACCGATGTTCTTATCCCTCATCACACGCTTCGCACACGCTCAAAAGAGCCGTGTCATATAGACGGGTCGCTTGCAGAAGAAAAAAGAGACGTTTATTTATACCCGCCGCGCCTCGATGATCCTCCCATTCTCATATCATTGTCGCTGTTAATGAATAATTTTCTAAAGCGCCAGGCTGGAACAGCAATCGAAAAGAAATAG